A stretch of DNA from Gimesia chilikensis:
CTTGTGAAGCTGAGAACGCGTGATGTCGGGAGTCAGTTTGTGGTACCACTTCCATTCGATTTCCTGGGATACTACGATGGATGAGTTCAGGAAAGTACAGACCAGGGAAAATAAGCAGAGAAATTTATTTGGCTGCATCATAGCTCTCCTGGCTGAAAATTACTGCGAAATGAAACTACGCGTCGTTTCTGTTCACTGTATGCGACGCGAAATCGTAGCAGACACAGGCAACCTGTCAACAGAAAGTGTCGATTAGACCTTACCGTGCGGCAACGAATTGTAGCTGAAAAGTGTGTTTCGGGTTTTGATGCACCGAGCGATTTGATTTACACTAGGAGAGAAGAAATGTCAGCCTCTCTGGGAACCAGTCAACCGGAGCCGGATGCTGGATCAGACCGGACAGCAGAAACTGAAGCGGCGCTTATGGGGAGACGTCACTTCCTTGGGCTCTCAATCTTCCTCTGGTTGGTCCCATTAATCGTTTCCTGGGGACTGTTTATCTTTTCATGGGGAGATTTTGAGTATCTTGGGTTCTGGGGCGTCTTGCATGCTGGCCCGTTGCTCTCAATGCTCTCTGGAAATGTATCGAATTCAGAGTTGTTAATTTGCGTGATTTTATTCGATGCCGCCTTTCTGGTTGCGATCTCGATGATCTATCGGTCACAATCATTTCGACTGGGCTTACCGCTGCTATTTACTCTGATTGGCTGGTATCTCTGGGCAGCTTATGATTTCCTCAAACATCTCCATATCGCGTAGGATGAATGCATATCATGAAGCATGAGCTGGCATGGCCAGACAGCTTAAGGCTGTGATCGATAGGATCGATTACTCAAACTCGATATCAGTAATCACGGTACCCGGGGGGAGGTCTTTAACCTGATCGTGGATCTGGCCGTGGACGCTGACGTGCACGGCGACGTCGATCGGTTCGATGTTATCGAGTTCATCTTCGCCACTGAGGACGAGGGGCGTCTGGTGGCCGTAGACCTGGCCCGGTTCCAAGGTGACGCCGGCATCGCGAAGTTCCAGCACGCGGGCGGGAAAGAACAGGTCGGTGACGAAATCGGGATCCTGAAGCAATGTTTCAAATTCGCTGCTGTCCTCGGCGACCGGGGAGATCTTGCCTTCGACCATATCGGCAAAGTAGATGGCCCCCGATTCCCCCTGCGCGAAGACGTCCCCCATGGCGGTGACCAGTACGGTCTGCATCGATTCGGGCATGGCCCAGGTCCAGTCGTCGAGCAGGACCTTGCAGTCGACCTGATCCAGATTGATTGTCAAATCATTTAATGTGAGTGCCACGGTAACCTCGTACTGGGTAATGAATGTGAATGGTGACGGGATGTCTTGATTTCTGTGGCTGAGAATTTAACAAGATTAAAGTCAGCTGACAAATGCAGACTCGCGATTCCTATAAATTATGTGTCTGTTTCAGTGTCAGGTTGAGTAGTACTACCTTGCTGCAGTGCCTGTTCTGCTGCAAGCCGACATTCGTCCGCTTTCGCCTGCAGGGAATCTGCCTGCTGCTGAAATTCGCGGGCCAGGCGTTCGAAGTGGATGCGTTTAACGATTGGGTTGGCATTCGGTTGTGCCAGGTACTCGGCCAGGTTTCCTGTCTGCGGGGGATGCATACGGTTGGCCTCAGTGAGCAACGTGGCAAAAGGTTCGGCCGCTTCGCTGGAGGAAAAGCCGATCCAGTTGTCCTGGTACACTAGCGCGTGGTGATCGACGAGATAGAACTGTGTTTCCAGGAGTTGATCGAGACAGGGATAGAGTCCGTTCAGCCAGAGGGGGTTGACGCGGAAGCCGGCCTGCTCAAGTGTGGTTTTGATCCCATCCTGGCTGTAGAGACAGGGCGCTCCGAGAGTCAATTCCTGCAGACAGAGAGTGACAAGGAAGTTTGCCAACGAGGGGTGTTCGAGGACGGGTTCATCAGGCTCTGCGATAATCCAGACGGGAGGATCGTCGCCGGTGGGCTCAGTCAATGCGCTCCAGCAGCCCTGGTTTTCCAGGGCAAACAACAGACGCCCCTGTTCGTTCCGCGTCAGTTCAAAAGGGAGCAGATAATCCTGATGCCAGAAGGGAAACGGACGCCCATCCGCTCCCGGCATATTTCCCAAAGCGCCATAGAGACGGGCCAGTGGTTGGGGAAGCGTAACCGCCTGCAGTTTCTCTTCGCTCACCCCGTACCAGGGACGAATTCCCTGCCATTCGTCTACGAATGCGATTAACGAGTCCAGCAGATGGACGGGATCCTGAGGATGGTCAAACATAATGCGACTTAATCAATGTGCAAGAAGGACGTTCCAGTAGCGAGAGCGTACCAGATGTGAAAAGACAGTCAAGCAGGATCTATCACACTGAAATTCCAGTGTCCTGGTAATGAATGATAGAGAGGAAATTCCCGCTACGGGCAGAGATTTGCAGAGGAGAGCAAAAGTTTGCAGATGGTTGTCTGGTCAAAATACCCTTGGTTTTACGATTGCCGAGAGAAAAAATGTAACATCAGCTACAAATTCATACAGGTTCTTAACGTGAGACTCGCTCTGGTATGCAGCCCGGGAAAAAGATCGCAACTATATTGATTTGACTTACTTCGGTCATGTTCAAGGAGTGAGAGTCAGATTCTGTCAGGAGACTGGTGGATAGGAAAAATACCTATGCGGGAACTCAGGGGAATTCCTGCATTTGAAAACGCGGTATGGGGTTTGCTTTTCAAGATTAACAACGCGGCCAGGAATATTCATTTTTCCTCCACTTGAAAGGAAGGTGCTCAAATGAAAGGCCTTAGTTTAAAAGTGTTGACTGTGACTGCAGCGTTGGGGCTCTGTCCTCTGCTGTTGTCAGCCCAGGTCCAAACTCCTCCCGATGCACAACCGAATTCGGGCGATCAGCTGCAGATTGATCCGGTCGTTCGTGCGGGAACCGCGCATCTGAATCTGGACGATGCAACCCGGGCCCGGTATCGCTACCATGACGGTCACTGGTGGTTTAAGACAGCTCAGAATGGCTGGCTGGTGGAACAGAATGGTCAATGGGAAGAATTTTCTCCCATGACTTACATTTCTCAGTCCTCATCTGCAACTGCTCAAACGACTCAGAACGACAACACGGGTAACGCCCAGACCACGGGGAGTGGTAATTACTACTATGGAACCCAGTACACATCGGCTGGTGCCCACAAGCCATTCAGTCACCACCATTTTGGTGGGGCACAGTTTGGTCACTGGGGAACCGGTTATCGTGGCTGGAGTGCTCACTGAGTTTAATCCTGTCCGGCTCTGACCTGATAGGCCTATAGCGCCGCGAGGCCAGAAATCAGGTCAGCTGACGGAGTTCAGGAGCTGCTGACTGCTCGAAGTGACTCGCTTAGATGAAACGTTCATCAGGATCTTCGGACGGTCATCACAATCAGGAGTGTGTTTAAGGCAGACCAGTAGCTTGTTGCTGATCTGCCTTTTTTGCTGCGCTGATACTCACAGGCGATTCAATCTGTGTCCCTGGTGATGAACTCAATGGTCAGTTCATTTTGTCTGCCATGCATTTCTGCGAAGTGGAGTGCGAGGATCCAGGATGTGTGGCTGGGGAGACAGATCGTTGCTCCGGGAGCCGCGGAGAGGATCTGATCTGTGAATGAGGGCCCCAGCTGTTTCAGATGTTGCGGATCGTGCCAGTCCATGCGACAGAGCAGGCATTGGCCCGCCTCTGGATGCAGGGGAACCCCACAGAAGCGGCAGGGAACCGTGTCCGGCGTTACCAGGGGATGGGGACCGTCTTTGTGCTGAGCCCAGATTTTGGCCCACGTTAAACGGCAGCCTGTTCTGGTGCGCAGGGTTTTGATGGTTTCAAAAAGGCTGGCCTGTTTGAGTTCTGTCCGCTCTTCTGGAGTGATGTCTGCGAATTCGGGGATATAGAGACCGCAGGCGGGGCAGAAGATTCCCCGCGCGGGTAACTGAGTTCCAAGGCCCTTGATTTCGGCGCGGGTATAAGGGACTGGTGAAGTCATGGTTGATACGATCCCTGCAGGAAATTCGATGCGAGTCGGGTTTGAAAAAATTCTGGTATTTGTTTTTTCGAACGAAGGAACGACACCCGAGCACTCTTACTGGTTCGTTGTTCAGAGTTCGGACAAGATCAACGGGTGGCTGGTCTTACAACGGGCAACAGTCTGGCGGATTTCAGACCGGCATGACCGCTCATCGTTCGCCGCCCAATTCTGCTGATCTGTCTGTGAGTGGCAAAAGCGCGACATTCTGTCGCTTTTGGGGTGATTTCAGGTCTTTTTCTCAAGTTGGTATGCCGGTTGCGATTGTCGAAAAGCGTGGCCAGGAAATACCACTAATAACAATAATTGAAAGGAAGGATTTCAAATGAAAGGCCTGAGTTTAAGAGTATTGACAGCAGCGACAGCGCTGGGGATCAGTCCCCTGCTTCTGTCCGCACAGTTAGAGACAGGTGCACAACTCGACGCAGGGGCCAAAGCAGCCGGCAAGGCTGTTCAGGGAGCGGGCAGCAAAGCTGCCGCTGGTGCTGATGCCGGTGCGAAAGGCGCAGTGCAGACGCCAAACCGAGATGCCGCTCCTACGCCGCCAAACACAAAGACACCCGGTAAAGCGCTGGATCAGGCGCCTCCCAAATTAGATAGTGAAACAGATGCAAATCTGAAGGGTAAGACGAACGTTCCGACACCCGGTGAAGCTGATTTGAAAGGTAAATCAAACCTGGATGGCAAGGCGAATGTTCAGACTCCCGGTGAAGCCAACCTGCGAGGAAAAGCAAACCTGCAGAATAAGACAGATGCCGACCTGAACGACGGTGTCAACCTGCAGAACGATGCTGATGCCCGGATCCAGGGAAACATGAAAGCCGATGGTCCTATGCGTCGCCGGACCAACCGTCCTAATATGGATGCTGAAGGAAGCGTCCAGGGGCAGGTCAATGGAGACATTGATCCCATGGTTCGAGAAGGGACTGCTCATCTCGACATCGACGAAGCAACCCGTGCCCGGTATCGTTACCACAACGGTCACTGGTGGTATCAGACTGAAAATGGTCAGTGGTTGTTCGATAATAATGGAAGCTGGGAATCTTTTGATCCTATGACCTACCGGAACCCGCGTCAGCAGATGGCACCGCCACAGACATTTCAGAACGACAGTGATGGAAATGCTCAGGTTGATGTAGATTCAGGTGCTTACTACTACGACAACTCACCCGGTAATGGTTACTACTACGACAATGGTTCGTACTATAGTGGTAACTATGGAAGCCCCTATTACAACAACCGTGGACGTCGATTCTACAATGGTCGCGGTTACTACAACGGTGGCTACTATGGTGACGGATACTATAACCGTGGTTACAACAATCGTGGTTGGAACCAGGGTTGGAACAATGGTCGTTATGGAACCGGTTACCGTGGATGGTCACGAGATCAACGCCAGGGAGCCGCAATCGGTGCTGGAATTGGTGGTTCACTCGGTGGTCGAACCGGAGCTGCCATTGGTGCCGGAATCGGTGCTGAAGTTGCCGACTAGTCTTAATTCGGCAAGGAGGAATCTGATCAATTGAGTTTGATCATTCCATAAAGGAGTATGTTTAAGGCAGATCAGCCCAGCCCTGAAGCTGATCTGCCTTTTTTCGTGCGCGGTGAAAAAGTGGATGTGCAGGATCTTGTTGATTTGTGATGAGGAGAACGGTTCAAAATGTGTTGTCTGGAGCTTGTTTCTGGTATGATAGAGAGACTGCAATGCTGCTCGCTGTCTGTGATCTAAGTGGTCTGAAACGAGCGCTGACATTCAGCAGGATCTGAAATGAACAGGAGTATTTTCCATGCAAGGCCTCCGTTTCAAAAAGTCGATTGCGGTACTGGCGTGGGGCATCGGTCCCCTGCTCTGCTCAACACCGGCAGTGAATGCGGCGAGTGAGGTGGATCGCGATGCCGGTCCGATCGCTGCCGAGAAGCCGGTCACGGAATCTGCGACTGATGCTCCCGAGCAATCGGATGCGAAGGGAAAACAGCCAAAGCTGTCACCGATCAAAATCGATCCGGTAGTTCGCGAAGGAACAGCGCATCTGGATATCGATGAAACGACACGTTCCCGCTACAGCTACTATAACGGACACTGGTGGTTTTATCTGGGAGACGGCAACTGGATGATCTCCAGGAACGGAAAATGGGAGGATGTGGATACTTCCCGGTATCATCAATCGCAGCAGAAGATGGGATCGTCGGGAGCCGCCGTCCAGGGTGGTGCTAAACCTAAGTTACAGTCTGGCACTACAAGGTACTACGACGATTCTCCCGCCTATGGCAACTACTACGGGAATGGTACCTACTACGACGGGAGCTACACCCGCCCCTTCTATAACAATAACGGCCGGGGAGATTATGGGCGCGGTTATTATGGCAATGGCTTTTACGGACGCGGCTACTACGGTCGTGGCTATTACGGAAACGGTTACTACGGACGTGGTTTGAACAACGGTTCCAGCAACGGGCGCTGGGGGACTGGAGCGGGTGGATATTCGGGAGGCCGGGGATTCGGTTCCTCCGGTGGTGCCGCAATTGGTTTTGGGCCGTGACTGATAGATTCGATCTTTATCCCTCAGGATTTGTCGAGCGGAAATGCTCTGTTTGCAGCGGAAATAGTGAAAAGCTTGCGTTTTGGTCCAGAGTTGGTATTGTGAATAAAAGATTCCCTGTTTA
This window harbors:
- a CDS encoding T6SS immunity protein Tdi1 domain-containing protein — translated: MALTLNDLTINLDQVDCKVLLDDWTWAMPESMQTVLVTAMGDVFAQGESGAIYFADMVEGKISPVAEDSSEFETLLQDPDFVTDLFFPARVLELRDAGVTLEPGQVYGHQTPLVLSGEDELDNIEPIDVAVHVSVHGQIHDQVKDLPPGTVITDIEFE